One window of Vibrio sinaloensis genomic DNA carries:
- a CDS encoding energy-coupling factor ABC transporter ATP-binding protein: MTIKMTAQQLSMRFKQRVLFHIPTLTIGPNDAIYLKGDNGVGKTTLLKILSGLIKPTTGRVHAANDSLLQRWFTRSGRNQVIYLHQSPYLFDGSVYQNVAYGIRYQKESAKDKRAQVITALRMVGLETLADEHISVLSGGEKQRVAMARAWILKPSILLMDEPSASLDQESIERLVVMAQDLLNRGSSLVITSHQTNALTDLCRKQWWIKETTLVESPLLQVITDKEIKSRYASSNAN, encoded by the coding sequence ATGACGATAAAAATGACTGCTCAGCAGTTGTCTATGCGCTTTAAACAACGAGTTCTATTTCACATCCCAACCCTAACGATTGGGCCCAACGACGCTATTTACCTAAAAGGTGATAACGGAGTGGGCAAAACAACATTACTTAAAATTCTTTCAGGTCTGATCAAACCGACCACAGGACGTGTCCACGCCGCCAATGATAGCTTGTTACAACGCTGGTTTACCCGAAGTGGCCGCAATCAAGTGATCTATCTGCACCAATCACCCTATTTATTCGATGGCAGTGTTTATCAGAACGTCGCTTACGGTATTCGTTATCAAAAAGAGTCTGCAAAAGATAAGCGAGCGCAAGTCATTACGGCTTTGCGTATGGTAGGCTTAGAAACCCTCGCTGACGAACATATTTCTGTGTTGTCAGGAGGAGAAAAACAGCGGGTAGCGATGGCGCGTGCTTGGATATTGAAACCATCGATTTTGTTGATGGATGAACCCAGTGCCTCACTTGATCAAGAATCGATTGAACGCCTAGTGGTGATGGCTCAAGACTTGCTGAATCGAGGTTCAAGTTTGGTCATTACCAGCCATCAAACCAACGCTTTAACCGATTTATGTCGTAAACAGTGGTGGATAAAAGAGACTACGTTGGTTGAATCACCACTACTACAAGTTATTACCGATAAAGAGATAAAGAGTCGTTATGCTTCTTCCAACGCAAACTAG
- a CDS encoding ABC transporter permease gives MSLWQTTLDALALLVSFDQELWEIVAVSFSVSLSAISIVLFPAIMFSFLLAYTEFRGKWLFLSLINTLQAIPTVVIGLILYMLLSRSGPLGDWQMLFTQKAMIFGQMLIGFPVLVSMMHGALQSSDRRAVETAITLGVSVPRIIATMIWETRFPLLAAAIAAFSRIVTEVGCSTMVGGNIMGITRNIPTAIAMESHKGAFAQGVALGIVLLTLALLLNFLLTSMRGKGYLRT, from the coding sequence ATGAGTTTGTGGCAAACCACACTGGATGCACTCGCGCTCTTGGTCAGTTTTGACCAAGAGCTGTGGGAGATCGTGGCCGTCTCTTTTAGCGTCTCTTTATCTGCAATCTCCATAGTCCTGTTCCCAGCGATCATGTTTTCTTTTTTGCTTGCCTATACCGAGTTTCGAGGTAAGTGGCTATTCCTATCGTTGATCAACACTTTGCAAGCAATACCCACAGTGGTGATCGGCTTGATTCTGTACATGCTTTTGTCCCGTTCAGGACCGCTGGGTGATTGGCAAATGCTGTTTACTCAAAAAGCGATGATCTTTGGACAAATGTTGATTGGCTTTCCAGTTCTTGTCTCTATGATGCATGGGGCGTTGCAATCGAGTGACCGACGCGCAGTCGAAACGGCCATCACACTGGGTGTGAGTGTGCCGAGAATTATCGCCACTATGATTTGGGAAACACGATTTCCTCTGCTCGCCGCCGCTATCGCTGCCTTTTCGAGAATTGTGACAGAGGTCGGTTGTTCCACTATGGTCGGTGGCAACATTATGGGCATTACTCGCAACATCCCCACCGCCATTGCGATGGAAAGCCATAAAGGGGCGTTTGCTCAAGGTGTGGCGCTAGGGATTGTTCTACTCACACTGGCACTGCTGCTCAATTTTCTACTGACCAGTATGCGCGGCAAAGGGTATTTAAGGACTTAG
- a CDS encoding substrate-binding domain-containing protein, which translates to MKAIKITLATASLALISYSVFAAGEKPHVRLATTTSTYHSGLLEYLLPKFEQETGYQVDVIAAGTGKSLKMGENGDVDLVMTHAPKAEAKFVEQGFGVLPRKLMYNDFVIVGPQSDPAKVTEQKDVAEVFKSIANQNATFVSRGDDSGTHKKEKGIWQQADMEPNFGGYRSVGQGMGPTLNMANEMQGYTMTDRGTWLAYTNKLDLKVLFQGDKNLFNPYQVILVNPERYPGINYQGAKAFSDWLVNPKGQALINSFKLNGTQLFVANADQQ; encoded by the coding sequence ATGAAAGCAATCAAAATCACTCTTGCAACAGCGTCACTCGCCCTCATCAGTTACTCTGTGTTCGCCGCAGGCGAAAAACCCCATGTTCGCTTGGCAACAACCACGAGCACCTACCACTCAGGTTTGCTTGAATACTTGTTGCCAAAGTTTGAACAAGAGACCGGCTACCAAGTTGATGTGATCGCAGCAGGAACGGGAAAATCGCTGAAAATGGGAGAAAACGGCGATGTTGATTTGGTCATGACCCATGCCCCAAAAGCGGAAGCTAAGTTTGTCGAGCAAGGTTTTGGCGTATTGCCGCGTAAACTGATGTACAACGATTTCGTTATCGTTGGTCCTCAATCTGACCCAGCTAAGGTAACAGAACAAAAAGATGTCGCTGAGGTCTTTAAGTCAATTGCGAACCAAAATGCCACCTTCGTCTCTCGTGGTGATGATTCCGGTACTCACAAAAAAGAGAAAGGCATTTGGCAGCAAGCCGATATGGAACCTAACTTTGGTGGTTACCGCAGTGTTGGTCAAGGTATGGGCCCCACACTCAACATGGCCAATGAAATGCAGGGGTATACCATGACCGACCGCGGAACTTGGTTGGCCTACACCAATAAGTTGGATCTCAAAGTGCTGTTTCAAGGCGATAAGAATCTGTTCAACCCGTATCAAGTGATCTTGGTTAACCCTGAGCGCTATCCAGGTATCAACTATCAAGGTGCAAAAGCATTCAGTGATTGGCTGGTCAATCCCAAAGGCCAAGCTCTGATCAATAGCTTTAAACTCAATGGCACTCAGCTGTTTGTTGCCAATGCAGACCAACAATAA